AGCGTGACGATGTCTCGGCCTTCCTGGAGGCGCTGGACCGGATGTGCGCGCAAGCCGCGCCGGCACAGACCACCGAGGCCTTCCTGGGTGGCATTCGTAAGGAGATCTGAACCATGGATCGCATCTACAACGGCATGCGGGCCACCGACCTCGGCACCGAGGGGTGGAGCAAGCCGTGGAGCGGCGGCAACGGAGGCAGCTGCGTGGAGGTCATGCGTCTGGGGGACGGCCGGGTCGCCGTCCGCCAGTCCACCGACCCGGCGGGCCCCGCTCTGATCTACACGCACCACGAGATGGAAACGTTCATCCGCGGCGCGAAGGCCGGCGAGGCCGACTTCCTGCTCGCCGGACCGAGCGTCAGCGGCGAGTGAGGCGGCCCCGCCGGCGAACGCGGCGGGGCGGCACCGGCACAACGGGCACCGAAGGTCATGCGTACCGAAGGGAACAACTGCGTGAGCGAGCAGGGATTCACGGTCGACCAGATCGACACCAGCCGGCCCCACCCGGCCCGGATGTACGACTACTACCTCGACGGCTGGGACAACTACGAGGTCGACCGGCAGGCCGCCGAGCGCGTCATCGAGGCCCACCCCCAGGTCCGCCTCTCCGCCCGCGCGAACCGCGCCTTCCTGCGCCGGGCCGTCCGCGAGGTGGTGGGCGGCGGCATCCGCCAGATCATCGACGTCGGCACGGGCATACCCACCTCGCCCAACACCCACGAGGTGGCCCGGGAGGTGGCGCCGGACGTGAAGGTGGCCTACGTCGACAACGACCCGATCGTCGCCACCCACGCCGGGGCGAAGCTGACGAACGCGGGCGACGCCGGATTTGCCCTCGGCGACGTCCGCGACCCCGCGGCGATCCTCGCCGATCCCGTGGTCCGCACCCTCATCGACTTCGACCGGCCGGTGGCCCTGCTGCTCGTCGCCGTCCTGCACTTCGTCAAGGACGAGGAGGACCCCGCGGGCATCGTCGCCGCCTTCGCCGAGGCGCTGCCCTCCGGCAGCTGCCTCGTGCTCTCCCACGCCACCGGCGAACCCTACGAGGCGTACGAGGCGGGCCGCACGGACGAGGTGGCCCGGGACGGCGTCCTCGACGTCTACAAGAACGCCACCGCCACCCTGAACCTGCGCGGGCGCGCCGAGATCGCGCCGCTCTTCGGCGCGTTCACCCTCCTCGACCCCGGACTGGTCCGGGTACCGCTGTGGCGCCCGGACGGGCCGGTGCCGGGCGCCGAGGAGCTGAGCAACACCATTTTCTACGGGGGAGTCGGCCGCAAGGCCTAGGGCCTGTCCTAGCGGGAGCCCCGCGCCGGGATGTCGCAGCTGTCCTTGAACCCCTGGCCGGTCAGCCCGAACGCCGCGTTGACGCGCGAGCGGAGGTTCTCGACCGCGACCATCGCGGTCAGCTCGACCAGACCCTCGTCGCCGAGGTGCTGCCGCAGCCGCCCGGACAGGTCGTCCTCGACCGTCGGCGGGGTCGCGGTCATCGCCTCGGCGTACTCCATGACGTCCCGCTCCAGCGGGGTGTAGACCTCGCTCTCCCGCCACCGGGGCACGTCGTGCAGCTTCTCGTGCGTCATGCCGTGCCTGCGGTTCTCCCAGTAGCCGAAGTCCATGCACCACGAGCAGCCGATGGCCGACGCCGACGCCATCACCGCGAGGGCCTTCAGACCGGGGTCGAGCTTCTTCCAGCGGCCCACCGACAGCTCGAAACGGGTCGTGCCGATCAGCACCCGGCGGTGGTGGCCGTAGGCCATCAGCGGTTCGAGGACCTTCCCGTAAGCGCGCCGGGAGTACCACTCCAGCAGGCGGATCAGCGGGGTGCGGGGCGGGGTGAGGGAGATGCGGGCCATGTCGGGTACCTCCGGTGGTCGTGCGCGTGTCGTCGCGGGTGTCGTCCGGTGGCGGCCGCTTCCGCGGTCGCCTCTGCCCGTACGACGGACGGGCCGTGCCCGTTCGTGACATCCGGGCGGGGAAGACCTGAGAAATCCTTTCCCGGCCCGCCGTGGACCCCCGCCTACGCTGGGGGACATGCACGACGAGCTGTTCCCCCGCCCCGCCGCCGAGATCGTCCCGGGCGCCGTGCACATCCCCGGCTGGCTGGACGAGGCCGCGCAGCGCCGTCTGCTGGCCGACTGCCGGGAGTGGGCGAAACCCCCGGCGGGCCTGCGGACCGTACGGATGCCGAGCGGCGGCGAGATGTCCGTACGATCGGTCTGCCTGGGCTGGCACTGGTTCCCCTACGGCTACGCCCGGACCGTCGTCGACGGCGACGGCTCACCCGTCAAGCCCTTCCCGGACCGGCTCGGCGAGCTGGCCCGGGCGGCGGTGGCGCGCGCCTACGGACAGCAGGCGGCGACAGCCGAGTACGACATCGCGCTCGTGAACTTCTACGAGGCGGGTTCGCACATGGGCCTGCACCGGGACAGCGACGAGAAGTCCGACGCGCCGGTCGTCTCGCTTAGCCTCGGCGACACCTGCGTCTTCCGCTTCGGGCACCCCGGCGGCCGCACCCGGCCCTGGACCGACGTCGAGCTGCGCAGCGGTGATCTCTTCGTCTTCGGCGGCCCCTCCCGGCTCGCCTACCACGGCGTCCCCCGCACCAGGCCGGGCACCGCGCCACCCGGCCTGGGCCTGACCGGCCGGCTCAACATCACCCTGCGCGTCAGCGGACTGTGAACGCCCTCCACACGGCGCCCGCCGGAAAAATTGACGTGCGCGCCGGGCGCCGAGCCTGCACAGTGGTTTCCCGGCCGACCTGGACGCCGCCGTCCGGGCCCCTAAGTCAACGGGGGTGGGCCCGGGCGGTGACGTCCAGGTGTACGCGCAGCTCAGCGGCCCGGCGCGTGGGATGGATCACCGTGTGCTCCGGCCGCTCGGGCCGATAATGGGGGGACCTGCCCTCCCCCGTGGCCCGCACGGCACGGGGGCGCCCCCATCGCCCTGGAGGTGCCGTGACCGGCTCCCGACCGCACAGCTCACCGCTCGACTCGCTGCGCCCGGCCGCCTTCGGGGCGGATCCGTCCGGGGAGCGGATGGCGCGCATCCGGCGGTCGCCGCACTTCGCCGACGGCCGGTTCGTCAATCCGGTCGCGGCCGACCGGACGCCGTCCGGCTCCATGCTGAAGTTCCTGCCCACCTACTTCCGCAAGGACGAGCGCGTCCGCAGAGCGCCTGCCGGGCCGGTGCCCGTGCACCCCACGACCATCGCCGACCTCGCGGACCCGGCCGCCTCCGGGCTGCGCATCACCTGGATGGGCCACTCCAGCGTCCTCGCCGAGATCGACGGCCGCCGACTGCTGTTCGACCCGGTGTGGGGCGAGCGCTGCTCGCCGTTCGACTTCGCGGGGCCCAAGCGCCTGCACCCGGTGCCGGTGCCGCTGGCCGAGGTCGGGCCGGTCGACGCGGTGATCATCTCCCACGACCACTACGACCACCTGGACCTGCCGACGGTCAAGGCCCTGGCCCGGGCCGGTACGCGCTTCGTCGTACCGCTCGGCGTCGGCGCCCACCTCGAACACTGGGGGGTGCGGGCCGACCGGGTGACCGAACTCGACTGGCACGAGTCGACCCAGGTCGTCGAGGGCCTCACGCTCACCGCCACCCCCGCCCGGCACTTCTGCGGTCGGGGGCTGCGCAACACCCAGCACACGCTGTGGGCGTCCTGGGTGGTCACCGGCCCCGAGCACCGGATCTTCCACAGTGGTGACACCGGTTACTTCCCGGGCTTCGCGGAGATCGGCGCCCAGTACGGGCCCTTCGACGTCACGATGGTGCAGATCGGTGCGTACAGCGAATTCTGGCCGGACATCCACATGACCCCCGAGGAGGGCATGCGCGCCCATCTCGACCTGCAGGGCGGTGCGCCCCGCGGGATCATGCTGCCGATCCACTGGGGGACGTTCAACCTCGCCCCGCACCCCTGGGAGGAGCCCGCCGAGGGGACGCTCGCCGCGGCCCACCGCGCCGGAGCGGCGGTGGCCACCCCCCGTCCCGGGCAGCCGTTCGAGCCTGCCGCCGGGCTCCGGGCCGACCCGTGGTGGCGTGCGGTCGCGGTGCGGCCGGCGGGCGGCTGGGCCGACATCGGGGACGACGCCGCGAGCGGTGCCGAGGACGACGCCGAGGTCATTCTGCAGGCGTAGCGGGCCGGTCGGCGGCGCCCGGGCGGGTGCCGGGCTTTCGTGGCGGTATTTCACCAGGATGCGTACGAACCTCTTGTGGCGTGCGCGGAAGGGCCGCTTCAATGGCGCCGATGGTTAGGAAAGCTTCCTAACAGCCGATCGGGAACGGAGCTCCGCATGCCCGCGCGCACCTCGAAGAGGATCCCTGTGTCCGGCCGTCTCGCCCTCGTGGGCCTGGCCGCCGCGATCCCCACCGCCCTCATGCTCAGCGGGGGCGGCCAGGCATCCGCCACCGCGACCTCCCCTGACGCCGCCCCCGCTCCCCGGGCGACCCTCCGCACCCTGGCGGCGGGCACCGACCTGAACGACCCGTACAAGAAGGACATGGCCATGCGGCTGGTGTCGAGCGCGGAGAACTCCTCGCTCGACTGGCGCGCCCAGTTCACCTACATCGAGGACATAGGCGACGGCCGCGGCTACACCGCCGGCATCATCGGCTTCTGTTCCGGCACCGGCGACATGCTCGACCTCGTCGAGCGGTACACGAAGCAGAAGCCCGACAACCCGCTCGCCAAGTACCTCCCCGCCCTGCGCAAGGTCAACGGCAGCGACTCGCACGCCGGCCTCGGCAAGCCCTTCGAGGACGCCTGGAAGAAGGCCGCCCAGCACAAGGCCTTCCAGGACGCGCAGGAGTCCGAGCGCGACCGTGTCTACTTCGACCCGGCGGTCAAGCAGGCCAAGGCCGACGGCCTGCGTGCGCTCGGCCAGTTCGCCTACTACGACGCGATCGTCATGCACGGCCCCGGCAGCAGCAAGGACAGCTTCGGCGGCATCCGCAAGGCCGCACTGGCCAAGGCCAAGCCCCCGGCGCAGGGCGGCGACGAGAAGACCTATCTGGGCGCCTTCCTCGACGCCCGCAAGAAGGCCATGCAGAGCGAGGAGGCGCACAGCGACACCAGCCGCGTCGACACCGCACAGCGCGTCTTCCTCAACAACGGCAACTTCGACCTCAAGCCGCCGCTGAAGTGGAAGGTCTACGGCGACTCCTACGAGATCAAGGAGTAGCCGTACACGCCCGCGCACCCTCCGCCGAGGGTGCGCGGGCGGCCCCCGGGCCCACCCCGGGTCAGAGCGCGTCCAGGTCGCAGCAGGAGTCACGGCGCAACTGCCGCCCCACCGCGAGCCAGTCCTCCTGCCGCACCCCCGCGCGAGGGGCCGGGACGCCCGCCGGCTCGTACGCGCCGACCAGCCGCGCCTGCTCGAACGGCACCCCGCCACGCAGCACCGACTCCGTGCGGACGAGCGAGTCGAAGTCCGTGAACGGATCGCCGTCGATCACCGTCACGTCGGCGAACTTGCCGACCTCCAGGGTGCCCAGATCCCGCTCCGCGCCGAGAGCCCGCGCGGGCAGCACCGTCGCGGTGCTCAGCGCCTGGGCCGCCGACAGCCCGAAGCGGTGCAGGGCCCGCAGCCCCAGATGCAAGGAGAGTCCGACCGGCACCAGCGGGGCGTCCGTGCCCAGCGCCACGATCCCGCCACCGGCCAGCACCCGCCGGTAGACCCCGATCTCCCGCTCCAGCGTCGCCAGCTGGTCGGCGGTCGGCCGGGCCGCCGCCGTCTGCCGCACGAGCGCGAGATCCCACGGCGGCATCAAGCGGGTGACCCGGGGGTCCTTCGCCAGATCCGGGTCGTCGCCCAGCAGCGGAACGGACGTGAACATCGTGGCGACCAGATGGAAGTCGGTGGCGGTGTAGATCTCCGTCAGGTCCTGATAGGCCTGCCCGGCGGCGGTCGTGGCGTGCCCGAACTCCAGCCGCTGCGTGGCCTGGAGGTGCGTCGTCAGGTCCTGCCCGAGCTGGACGCCCGGCGAGCACAGATGACTGCCGGCCCGGACACCGAGCCGCTCGTGCGCGAACCGCGCCGCCTCCCGCATCACCCAACCCGGCGCCCGGACATACGTCTTGACGAAGTCCCAGTCCAGCGCGGCGGCGCGGGTCAGCGACCGGCGCAGGCCCTCCTCGGTGCGGTGCGCGCGCCCCATGCTGTACGCCACCCGGGCCCCGTCCAGCAGCTCGCCGGTGGCCAGCAGCCGCGGACCGGCGAGCTCGCCCGCGGCGACCGCCTCCCGGATCCGGGCCTGCTCGTAGGCGAAGCCACCGAAGGAGACCGCGGTGGTGATCCCGTAGGCCAGCTGCAGCGCCGTCTGCCGGCCGCCGTAGGTGTTCTGGTAGGGGTGCGTATGGGTGTCCCACAGGCCCGGGATCACCGTCCGCCGTGACGCGTCGACGGTGCGCAGCGCCGCCCGCCGCGCCCGGTGCGGCTCGACGGCGGCGATGCGCCCGCCCCGCACGACGATGTCGACGTCCTCGCGGACGGCCTTGCCCGTGCCGTCCCAGAACTTCCCGGCCCGCACGACGGTGTCGGCCGGAGTGGGACGGCGGTAGTCGAGCCGGACGGGAACGGTGCGCGCCGGGCCGTTCACCTTCCCGCCCGTGACGTCGAGCAGCCGCAGCCGGCCGGCCGAGAGGTAGAGCAGCCGGCGCGAGTCCGCGGACCACGAGGGGTGGTCGGCGGCCTCGTCGGTGATCCGGCGGGCCTGGCCGTCGGGGGTCCCGTCGGGACGTACGGGCAGCAGCCACAGCGCGGACTCCACGATCACCGCCATCAGAGCCCCGTCGGGCGACCAGACGGGGCCCGAGTCGTAGCGGTCGGCGATGGAGGTGTGCGGGGCGACGGGGTGCAGCCGGGCGGCGCCGGTGGTGGTGTCGACCACCCGGATCAGGTTGTAGCCCTCCCGGAATCGCTGGTTGAGGCGGTTGCGGTCGCAGAAGGCGACGTAGCGGCCGTCGGGCGACCAGCTGGGCCGCCCGGGCAGCCCGCCGCCGCCCATGGGGGCCGCCAGCACCCGCTCCGTACCGGCGGCGAGGTCGCGCACGAGGAGGTTGCCGGAGAGGTCGAGGCAGGCCAGCCGCTCGCCGTCCGGCGAGAGCGCCGGATACGCGCGCCCGCCGTCGGCCAGCACGGTCTCCTTGCCGGAGGCGAGGTCGTGGCGGCGCACGGCCGGCAGTCCGCCGCGGTCGTCGGTGTAGATCAGCGCCCGCCCGTCGTGGGTCCAGGTCGGGGCCAGCAGATAGCGCGTGGGGTCCGTCCGCACCACGCGGCGCGGCGCCCGGCCGCCGAGGACATCGGCGACCCAGAGGGAGTTGAGCGCGGCGAACACCACCTGCCGGGCGTCCGGCGACAGCGCCGGCAGATGCACCGCCCGCACCCGGCGCACGACGCCGCCCTCGAAGTCGTACCGCTTGCCGCGGTAGCGGGGACGGTCGACGGGCAGGGGAGCGGTGAAGGCGATGGTCTCGGCGGCGTCGGCCTCGAGTCCCGCCCCGGGCCGCGCGGGGCGGATGATCCGGAACTGACCGCTCACCGTCAGCAGCAGCTCGTCGCGCGAGACCCACCGCGGCGGAACCGGCTCCACGTCCCCGTCCACCGCCACCACGGCCCCGTCCACGACGAGCGTGCAGGAGGCGGTGGGCGCGGCCGTCGTCCGCAGATAGGCCAGCTTCCCGGCCGGTGACACGGCCGGCGTCATGACCTGCGCCGCGGCGCTCTCGACGTGCTCGGCCCGCACCGGCCCCTGCCCGTCGGACGGCACGGAGGCGACCGTCCGGGCCTCCAGCGCCGCCCCGGCGACCTTGGCGCGGACGAAGAACAGCCGGGTCCCGTCCGGCGACCAGACGGGGTCGAAGTCCTCCCAGGCCCCGTCCTGCGCGGGCCCTTCCTGGCCGGGCAGCCCGGTGACCCGGGTGAGCGCACCGGTACGCACGTCGATCACCCACACGCGGTACGGGCTGCCCGCCACCGGGTCCCCGCCGCGCTCGGAGGCGAAGGCGAGCCGGGTCCCGTCCGGCGACCACGACGGCCCGCGGTCGTCCCAGGGCCCCTCCGTGAGCTGCCGGAGCCCGGAGCCGTCGGTGCGGCAGATCCACAGGTGGAAGCCGCCGCCCCGGTAGGCGCAGACCGCGAGCTGCTTGCCGTCCGGGGAGTGCACCGGGCGGGTGGGCTCGAGGTCGGCCGGGGTGATGGCCACGGCCTCGCCCCCCGCTCGGGGAACGGACCACAGGACGTTCTGCACCTCGGCGACCAGCCGGTCACCGGCGGGGGACAGCGACGCCGAGCCGTTCGTGGCGGCGGTGAAGGAGAGCGTGACCGCGCGCGCGGCGGCCTCGCGGGACGTGAGGGCGGGCGCGGCGGCCACCGCGTCCACGGGCAGCGCGACGGCCGCGCCGGCCACGGCGGCGGTACCGGCCGTGGCCTGCAGGAATCTGCGCCGGGAGAGGGCGGAGGGGGTAGCGTCCGCCGGGCCGGTGGTGTCCAACTGTCCTCCTGGTGCGGGGGAGTTGCGCGGTGCGGGAGCTGAAAACGAGAGGCTTGATACTTGCACGGCGCACCGGTCCAAGGTCAACACCGCACGCGGCTCCGAGCCCCGTCGCGGGTGCGGGTGCGGGCGCCGGTGCCGGGGGCTACGGTCGTTGTCACGCCGCCGGATCGACGACGGAGGCCGCATGGTCACTGCCGAGGACGTACGCGCGATCGCGCTCTCCCTGCCGGAGACGGCGGAGAGGCTCGCCTGGGGGATGCCCACGTTCCGGGTGGGCGGTGCGGCGGGGAAGACCGGCAAGGCCGGGAAGACCGGCAAGACTGAGAAGACCGGGAAGATCTTCGCCGCGCTGGCGGACGACGACGCCTCGATGGGCGTGAAGTGTCCGCGTGAGGAGCGGGCGGAGCTGATCGCGACGGAGCCGGAGAAGTTCTTCGTCCGCCCCGGCCACGACGACCACTACGACTGGCTACGGGTCCGTCTCGCCGCGATCGAGGACACCGCGGAACTACGCGCGATCCTCCTCGACGCCTGGCGGCAGGCCGCGCCCCGCTCGGTCGCCGACGCGTACGGCGGGGCGGAGGAAGGGGGAGTGTGAGGTGCGGGACGGTCCGGCTGCGCGGCCTGCGCGGCCCTTCAGATGCCCCCGGCCTTGAAGACGTCCTGCTCGATGAGCAGCTTGTCGATCCGCGCCTTGTCCACCCGGTTGGTCACCTCCTCGACCTCCTGCCGGTCCCGCACGCACTTGGCCAGCGTGAACGCGGACGACACCACGAAGATCAGCCCCAGCGCGAGGAACGCCCGCTCCCACGCCCCGACGGGCAGCTTCGCGATCCCTACGGCGAGTGCGACCAGGGACAGCCCGAAGGAGAGCGCGGCCTGCACGAAGAAGGCGGTGGTCGTCGGCCGCTGTATCGATGGAGTGCTCATGTGCGTAGCGTGTCCGCGCCCTGACCCCGGGCGCATGAGTACGGCTACTCATCTCCGCCGGCCCGCCGGTCCCGATCATGTCCCGATCATGCCCGAGGGGAGCCCCGGACCGGCCTCCGCCCGAGGTCAGAGCCTCGCGAAAGCCGTGCGCGACCACCGGCGGAAGTGCGGTATTGTTCTCATGCGCGGTCGGCGAGGGCGAAAGCCCGGGCCGGTTGAGCACCGGGACGTGGCGCAGCTTGGTAGCGCACTTGACTGGGGGTCAAGGGGTCGCAGGTTCAAATCCTGTCGTCCCGACGGTGCAAAACACCCTCTGATGTGGGAGAAATCCCAGGTCAGGGGGTGTTTGGCGTTTCCTGACATGGCATCAACGGCTATCGCTGCCTTCTTGTCCGGAGCCTTGAGCTGATCGCCTTCCAGCCTTTCCCGCTATGAGGAGAAGGTGAAGTAGCGCAGCCAGACGTAGCCCATGGACAAGGCGATGGTCACGGCGGTGACGACGAGTCCGTATTTGGTGAACTGCCAGAAGGTGATGGGCCGGCGGTTGCGTTCGGCGATGCCGAGGACGACGACGTTGGCGCTGGCGCCGATGGCTGTGGCATTGCCGCCGAGGCCCGCGCCGATGGCCAGGGACCACCACAGGACGTGGTCGCTGCCTCCGCCGAAATCTTTGACGAGCTGTTCGGTGACGGGTGCCATGGTGGCCACGTAGGGGATGTTGTCGACGACCCCGGAGAGTGCGGCCGAGCCGCCCAGGAGCAGCATGGCGGCGCTCTGTTCGGCGCCGCCCATGGCGTCGGCGAGGGTCTTGGAGACTTCGCCGATGACGCCGGTGTCGATGAGGCCGCCGATCATGATGAACAGGCCGGCGAAAAAGGCGAGCGTGGGCCACTCGACTTCGGCCAGGACCTCACCCGTCTCCACGGTGGAGACGGCGATGAGCAGGCCGGCGCCGAGGAGGGCGACGACGCTGGGTTCGTAGTGCAGGACGGGATGGAGGACGAAGCCGGCGATGACCAGGGCGAGCACGATCAGGCCCTGGACAAGGAGGCGGGGGTTGCGGATGGCCTCCCTTTCCTCCAGCGTCATGATCTCCGTCGCCCGCTTCTCGTCGTACACGAACGTCCTGCGGAACATGAAGCGGCAGAGGGCTACCAGTACGACGATCAGCAGGGCTGACAGCGGGGCGAGGTGCAAGAGGAAGTCGTTGAAGGTCAGGCCGGCCCGGCTGGCGATGATGATGTTGGGCGGGTCGCCGACCAGTGTCGCTATCCCGCCGACGTTCGAGGCCAGCACTTCGGCGATCAGGAATGGCGCGGACGGCAGGGCGAGGCGTTCGCACACCAGCAGCGTCACCGGGACGACGAGGAGGACGGTGGTGACGTTGTCGAGGAGTGCGGAGGCGGCGGCGGTGATGACGATGAGCATGGCCATCACGCGGAAGGGTCTGGCCTTGGCCTTCTTGACGGACCAGATGGCCAGGTATTCGAACATGCCGGTCTTCTTCAGCACACCGACGATCATCATCATGCCCATGAGCAGGAAGATGACGTTCCAGTCGATGCCCCGGTCCTGGAGGTAGAAGGCCGAGACGTCGTTGGTCGCCCCGATCGCCAGCATCAGCGCGGCGCCGCCGAGAGCGGCGGCGACGCGGTGGACCTTCTCGCTGATGATCAGAGTGTAGGTGGCGGTGAAGATGACGATCGCTGCCCAGCTGTGCCAGTCGCTCATGTGTCTCCGATTTCTCCCAGGAGGCGCTCGAGGAGGTGGGATGCTGCGATGACGCCGAGCAGCCGCGGTACACCGCCCTGCTGCTGCCGGCCGGTCCCGGTGGTGCCGGCTCCGACGACGGCGACCAGGGGGCTGCGGACCTGTGCCATGAGCGCGGCGACTTCCAGTGCGGTGTCGTCGGGCGCGGCGACAGGCGGGCGCAGGGCTCTGCTGGAGAGGCAGTCGCGTACGCGCCGGCCGGCCAGTGCGCGGCACAGCTGGTCGGCGTGCTGTTCGTCGACGACCGCGGCCAGGGCCGGGTCCTCGATGACGTAGGCGGGGACGAGCGTCTTGATCATCTGGGAGGCGGGCAAGATCGCTGCGGGTGCCCCGTCCGTGTCCAGGACGAGCAGGGCAGGCAGCTTGTGCTCGGCCATCAGCCGCGCCGCCTCCAGTGCGTCGCTGTCGATGTCGACGGACGGGTAGTCCACGGCCAGGTCACGTGCGCGCATGGGCGGGGGCTCCTTCGTGTTCCGGTACGGCCTTTGACCCGGCGTCATCGGTGCCGGGGGCGCCGGTCAGGGCGTTGACGCGGAACTTGCGGGCCACGGGCACATCGGTGCCTCTTTACCCTGCGGATTGCCGGGCTGCAGGATCAACAGGCCGTAGACGACCGAGACAAACCCTTTCGACCCGAACCAGGCGGCCGCCATCCGCGCGCGCCTGAGACGGCACAGCCCGCTGGGTGTGGACCTCCCACATCCACATGCCACCCGGCGCGGCACGCGGCAGACCTCGCCCGGGCCTCCTGGGCCGACGGCGGCTCGGCCGGGATAACAATCACGTCACCTTGGCTGGTTTTATGCACTAAAAGGCCTGCCAGTGTGATGTGCGTCACTAAAGAATGTGTAAAGGGCGTGCTAAGAATGCGCAACTCCGCTTTCGGCACCACCCCTCGCCGGAACAGGAGTGCCGGTACTCACCGGCCTGCACGGTCCGGGAGATCACGGTTCGAGTCCGCGAACCATGATCCCTGGTTGCCGATCGGACAACGGCGTTCGCTCAAAGCCCGCATTCACACCCGCGCACCGCTCTGCGCCGGTTCTGCGCCATCGAGGTAAAGCCTGATGTCACTCGATTCCATCACCCGTTCCGTCGACGAAGCCGTCAGCGGATTCTTCGAGCCCATAGCCAAATGGCTCGGCGAAGTCATCTTCTACTCCGTCCCCGTGGGCGGCACCGACCTTCCGCTGATCGTCGCCTGGCTCGTCGTCGCCGGGCTGGTGTTCACCGGCTGGTTCGGCCTGGTGCAGATACGTAAATTCCGGCTCGCCGTGGACGTGGTGCGCGGCAAGTACGACGAAGAGGGGTCGGCCGGCGAGGTCAATCACTTCCAGGCGCTGACGGCGGCCGTCTCCGGCACCGTGGGCCTGGGCAACATCGCCGGTGTCGCCGTTGCCGTCTCCATCGGCGGACCGGGCGCGACGTTCTGGATGATCCTCTGCGGCGTGCTGGGCATGGCGACCAAGTTCGTCGAGGTCACCTTGGGCGTCAAGTACCGGGAGGTGCACGCCGACGGCACCGTCTCCGGCGGCCCGATGCACTACCTGCCCAAGGGTCTCGCCGAGCGCTTCGGCGCCCGCGGCAAGAAGCTCGGCAAGATCCTCGCCGTCCTGGCCTCCGCGATGATCCTTTTCTTCGGACTCTTCGGCGGCAACCTCTTCCAGGTCAACCAGTCCTATGCCCAGCTGGTCTCCGTCACCGGCGGGGAGAGCGGCATCATGGGCTCCTCCGCCGGCGCCCTGTTCTTCGGCATCCTCGTCGCCGCGCTCGTCGGCATCGTGCTCCTCGGCGGCATCCGCTCCATCGCCTC
The window above is part of the Streptomyces syringium genome. Proteins encoded here:
- a CDS encoding alpha-ketoglutarate-dependent dioxygenase AlkB family protein; this translates as MHDELFPRPAAEIVPGAVHIPGWLDEAAQRRLLADCREWAKPPAGLRTVRMPSGGEMSVRSVCLGWHWFPYGYARTVVDGDGSPVKPFPDRLGELARAAVARAYGQQAATAEYDIALVNFYEAGSHMGLHRDSDEKSDAPVVSLSLGDTCVFRFGHPGGRTRPWTDVELRSGDLFVFGGPSRLAYHGVPRTRPGTAPPGLGLTGRLNITLRVSGL
- a CDS encoding chitosanase yields the protein MPARTSKRIPVSGRLALVGLAAAIPTALMLSGGGQASATATSPDAAPAPRATLRTLAAGTDLNDPYKKDMAMRLVSSAENSSLDWRAQFTYIEDIGDGRGYTAGIIGFCSGTGDMLDLVERYTKQKPDNPLAKYLPALRKVNGSDSHAGLGKPFEDAWKKAAQHKAFQDAQESERDRVYFDPAVKQAKADGLRALGQFAYYDAIVMHGPGSSKDSFGGIRKAALAKAKPPAQGGDEKTYLGAFLDARKKAMQSEEAHSDTSRVDTAQRVFLNNGNFDLKPPLKWKVYGDSYEIKE
- a CDS encoding carboxymuconolactone decarboxylase family protein — encoded protein: MARISLTPPRTPLIRLLEWYSRRAYGKVLEPLMAYGHHRRVLIGTTRFELSVGRWKKLDPGLKALAVMASASAIGCSWCMDFGYWENRRHGMTHEKLHDVPRWRESEVYTPLERDVMEYAEAMTATPPTVEDDLSGRLRQHLGDEGLVELTAMVAVENLRSRVNAAFGLTGQGFKDSCDIPARGSR
- a CDS encoding DUF397 domain-containing protein, whose amino-acid sequence is MDRIYNGMRATDLGTEGWSKPWSGGNGGSCVEVMRLGDGRVAVRQSTDPAGPALIYTHHEMETFIRGAKAGEADFLLAGPSVSGE
- a CDS encoding amidohydrolase family protein is translated as MDTTGPADATPSALSRRRFLQATAGTAAVAGAAVALPVDAVAAAPALTSREAAARAVTLSFTAATNGSASLSPAGDRLVAEVQNVLWSVPRAGGEAVAITPADLEPTRPVHSPDGKQLAVCAYRGGGFHLWICRTDGSGLRQLTEGPWDDRGPSWSPDGTRLAFASERGGDPVAGSPYRVWVIDVRTGALTRVTGLPGQEGPAQDGAWEDFDPVWSPDGTRLFFVRAKVAGAALEARTVASVPSDGQGPVRAEHVESAAAQVMTPAVSPAGKLAYLRTTAAPTASCTLVVDGAVVAVDGDVEPVPPRWVSRDELLLTVSGQFRIIRPARPGAGLEADAAETIAFTAPLPVDRPRYRGKRYDFEGGVVRRVRAVHLPALSPDARQVVFAALNSLWVADVLGGRAPRRVVRTDPTRYLLAPTWTHDGRALIYTDDRGGLPAVRRHDLASGKETVLADGGRAYPALSPDGERLACLDLSGNLLVRDLAAGTERVLAAPMGGGGLPGRPSWSPDGRYVAFCDRNRLNQRFREGYNLIRVVDTTTGAARLHPVAPHTSIADRYDSGPVWSPDGALMAVIVESALWLLPVRPDGTPDGQARRITDEAADHPSWSADSRRLLYLSAGRLRLLDVTGGKVNGPARTVPVRLDYRRPTPADTVVRAGKFWDGTGKAVREDVDIVVRGGRIAAVEPHRARRAALRTVDASRRTVIPGLWDTHTHPYQNTYGGRQTALQLAYGITTAVSFGGFAYEQARIREAVAAGELAGPRLLATGELLDGARVAYSMGRAHRTEEGLRRSLTRAAALDWDFVKTYVRAPGWVMREAARFAHERLGVRAGSHLCSPGVQLGQDLTTHLQATQRLEFGHATTAAGQAYQDLTEIYTATDFHLVATMFTSVPLLGDDPDLAKDPRVTRLMPPWDLALVRQTAAARPTADQLATLEREIGVYRRVLAGGGIVALGTDAPLVPVGLSLHLGLRALHRFGLSAAQALSTATVLPARALGAERDLGTLEVGKFADVTVIDGDPFTDFDSLVRTESVLRGGVPFEQARLVGAYEPAGVPAPRAGVRQEDWLAVGRQLRRDSCCDLDAL
- a CDS encoding SAM-dependent methyltransferase, with protein sequence MRTEGNNCVSEQGFTVDQIDTSRPHPARMYDYYLDGWDNYEVDRQAAERVIEAHPQVRLSARANRAFLRRAVREVVGGGIRQIIDVGTGIPTSPNTHEVAREVAPDVKVAYVDNDPIVATHAGAKLTNAGDAGFALGDVRDPAAILADPVVRTLIDFDRPVALLLVAVLHFVKDEEDPAGIVAAFAEALPSGSCLVLSHATGEPYEAYEAGRTDEVARDGVLDVYKNATATLNLRGRAEIAPLFGAFTLLDPGLVRVPLWRPDGPVPGAEELSNTIFYGGVGRKA
- a CDS encoding MBL fold metallo-hydrolase; translation: MTGSRPHSSPLDSLRPAAFGADPSGERMARIRRSPHFADGRFVNPVAADRTPSGSMLKFLPTYFRKDERVRRAPAGPVPVHPTTIADLADPAASGLRITWMGHSSVLAEIDGRRLLFDPVWGERCSPFDFAGPKRLHPVPVPLAEVGPVDAVIISHDHYDHLDLPTVKALARAGTRFVVPLGVGAHLEHWGVRADRVTELDWHESTQVVEGLTLTATPARHFCGRGLRNTQHTLWASWVVTGPEHRIFHSGDTGYFPGFAEIGAQYGPFDVTMVQIGAYSEFWPDIHMTPEEGMRAHLDLQGGAPRGIMLPIHWGTFNLAPHPWEEPAEGTLAAAHRAGAAVATPRPGQPFEPAAGLRADPWWRAVAVRPAGGWADIGDDAASGAEDDAEVILQA